One segment of Carya illinoinensis cultivar Pawnee chromosome 13, C.illinoinensisPawnee_v1, whole genome shotgun sequence DNA contains the following:
- the LOC122291437 gene encoding E3 ubiquitin-protein ligase RHF2A isoform X2 codes for MEVQEETNTSEAHLTSAAAFVEGGIQEACDDACSICLESFCDSDPSTVTSCKHEFHLQCILEWCQRSSQCPMCWQPISLKDPTSQELLEAVERERSFRFNPSRNATIFHHPTLGDFELQHLPVGTSDAELEERIIQHLAAAAAMGRARHIARREGQRNRSSAQGRPQFLVFSTHPNAPPAAPAPPQREEGENVPESTVAALSSPNMTVGEQPLQLTSPVPSPQADLISASASGSSSLAANQHGSDRTPIQPIPSSQDRAGPSDLQSFSESIKSRLNAVSIRYKESISKSTKGWREKLFSRNTSMADLGSEVKREVNAGIATVSRMMERLETRDNSKTSVASVSNSSDNSSVAELDNESTLETRGDNSLRDTNKQVSDAAGSSST; via the exons ATGGAG GTTCAGGAGGAGACCAACACGTCTGAGGCCCATTTGACATCCGCTGCAGCTTTTGTGGAGGGTGGAATCCAGGAAGCCTGTGATGATGCTTGCAGCATTTGCCTTGAATCCTTCTGTGATAGTGATCCTTCAACG GTGACCAGTTGCAAGCACGAGTTTCATTTGCAATGTATTCTTGAATG GTGCCAGAGAAGCTCACAGTGTCCCATGTGTTGGCAACCTATCAGCCTGAAGGATCCCACCAG ccAGGAATTGCTCGAAGCAGTAGAACGAGAGAGGAGTTTTAGGTTCAATCCATCTAGAAATGCAACTATATTTCATCATCCAACTCTGGGGGATTTTGAGTTACAACAT TTACCGGTGGGCACAAGTGATGCTGAACTTGAAGAGCGTATAATCCAGCACttagctgctgctgctgcaatGGGACGAGCACGCCACATTGCAAGAAGGGAAGGCCAAAGGAATAGGTCATCAGCTCAGGGTCGTCCTCAGTTCTTGGTATTCTCAACTCATCCTAATGCACCCCCTGCTGCTCCTGCTCCACCTCAGAGGGAGGAAGGTGAAAATGTTCCTGAATCCACTGTGGCTGCTCTTTCTTCACCTAATATGACTGTGGGAGAACAACCTTTGCAACTGACTTCACCTGTACCTTCTCCCCAAGCTGACCTGATTTCTGCCTCAGCATCAGGTTCAAGTAGTCTTGCTGCAAACCAACATGGGTCAGATAG GACCCCCATTCAACCAATTCCAAGTAGTCAAGACAGAGCTGGACCTTCAGACCTCCAATCATTTTCAGAATCAATAAAGTCTCGACTAAATGCAGTGTCAATCAG ATACAAAGAATCCATTTCGAAGAGCACGAAAGGGTGGAGGGAGAAATTATTCTCACGTAATACTTCTATGGCAGATCTTGGTTCTGAAGTTAAAAGAGAGGTAAATGCAGGGATTGCAACCGTATCACGCATGATGGAGCGTCTGGAAACTAGAGACAATAGTAAAACAAGTGTTGCTTCGGTGTCAAATAGTTCAGATAATAGTTCAGTTGCAGAATTAGACAACGAGTCTACATTAGAGACTCGTGGTGACAATTCTTTGAGGGATACAAATAAGCAAGTTTCAGATGCTGCTGGTTCCAGTTCAACATAA
- the LOC122291437 gene encoding E3 ubiquitin-protein ligase RHF2A isoform X1, whose translation MEVQEETNTSEAHLTSAAAFVEGGIQEACDDACSICLESFCDSDPSTVTSCKHEFHLQCILEWCQRSSQCPMCWQPISLKDPTSQELLEAVERERSFRFNPSRNATIFHHPTLGDFELQHQLPVGTSDAELEERIIQHLAAAAAMGRARHIARREGQRNRSSAQGRPQFLVFSTHPNAPPAAPAPPQREEGENVPESTVAALSSPNMTVGEQPLQLTSPVPSPQADLISASASGSSSLAANQHGSDRTPIQPIPSSQDRAGPSDLQSFSESIKSRLNAVSIRYKESISKSTKGWREKLFSRNTSMADLGSEVKREVNAGIATVSRMMERLETRDNSKTSVASVSNSSDNSSVAELDNESTLETRGDNSLRDTNKQVSDAAGSSST comes from the exons ATGGAG GTTCAGGAGGAGACCAACACGTCTGAGGCCCATTTGACATCCGCTGCAGCTTTTGTGGAGGGTGGAATCCAGGAAGCCTGTGATGATGCTTGCAGCATTTGCCTTGAATCCTTCTGTGATAGTGATCCTTCAACG GTGACCAGTTGCAAGCACGAGTTTCATTTGCAATGTATTCTTGAATG GTGCCAGAGAAGCTCACAGTGTCCCATGTGTTGGCAACCTATCAGCCTGAAGGATCCCACCAG ccAGGAATTGCTCGAAGCAGTAGAACGAGAGAGGAGTTTTAGGTTCAATCCATCTAGAAATGCAACTATATTTCATCATCCAACTCTGGGGGATTTTGAGTTACAACAT CAGTTACCGGTGGGCACAAGTGATGCTGAACTTGAAGAGCGTATAATCCAGCACttagctgctgctgctgcaatGGGACGAGCACGCCACATTGCAAGAAGGGAAGGCCAAAGGAATAGGTCATCAGCTCAGGGTCGTCCTCAGTTCTTGGTATTCTCAACTCATCCTAATGCACCCCCTGCTGCTCCTGCTCCACCTCAGAGGGAGGAAGGTGAAAATGTTCCTGAATCCACTGTGGCTGCTCTTTCTTCACCTAATATGACTGTGGGAGAACAACCTTTGCAACTGACTTCACCTGTACCTTCTCCCCAAGCTGACCTGATTTCTGCCTCAGCATCAGGTTCAAGTAGTCTTGCTGCAAACCAACATGGGTCAGATAG GACCCCCATTCAACCAATTCCAAGTAGTCAAGACAGAGCTGGACCTTCAGACCTCCAATCATTTTCAGAATCAATAAAGTCTCGACTAAATGCAGTGTCAATCAG ATACAAAGAATCCATTTCGAAGAGCACGAAAGGGTGGAGGGAGAAATTATTCTCACGTAATACTTCTATGGCAGATCTTGGTTCTGAAGTTAAAAGAGAGGTAAATGCAGGGATTGCAACCGTATCACGCATGATGGAGCGTCTGGAAACTAGAGACAATAGTAAAACAAGTGTTGCTTCGGTGTCAAATAGTTCAGATAATAGTTCAGTTGCAGAATTAGACAACGAGTCTACATTAGAGACTCGTGGTGACAATTCTTTGAGGGATACAAATAAGCAAGTTTCAGATGCTGCTGGTTCCAGTTCAACATAA
- the LOC122291954 gene encoding succinate dehydrogenase subunit 6, mitochondrial, with protein MGESSEDLQQSFLKRHWEGYKEFWAERFSFLDNYSRFIKRDKPLPSWSSLDVQEFIASDPVHGPTLQTAREAVNFGLTGSVIGAVSTAGVTWKYSRSLHGAGLSFLAGGVFGWTFGHEIANHWLQLYRLDTMAAQVKFMEWWEKKCEGRS; from the exons atggggGAATCTTCAGAAGACTTGCAGCAATCGTTCTTGAAGAGGCACTGGGAGGGCTACAAGGAGTTCTGGGCAGAGAGGTTTTCCTTCTTGGACAACTATTCCAGGTTCATCAAGCGTGATAAGCCCCTCCCCTCGTGGTCCTCCCTCGATGTCCAAGAGTTCATTGCTTCTGACCCTGTTCACGGCCCCACT CTGCAAACTGCTAGGGAAGCCGTGAACTTTGGCCTCACCGGAAGTGTTATTGGAGCTGTATCTACTGCAGGTGTTACCTGGAAATATTCGAGGAGCTTACATG GTGCTGGGCTATCCTTTCTAGCCGGAGGTGTGTTTGGTTGGACATTTGGACACGAAATTGCAAACCACTGGCTGCAACTTTACAGGTTGGACACCATGGCTGCACAGGTTAAGTTTATGGAGTGGTGGGAAAAGAAGTGTGAGGGACGGTCTTAA